The Longimicrobium sp. sequence CGCCACGAGGAGCACGCCAACAACAACGACGAGGTGAACTACCCCGACTCGCTGGCGGGCAGCTACTCCAAGAGCCTGAAGCACGACCCCGCGGGAAACCCCGACGCCATCTCGTACGCCTCGATGCTCCGCGCGCTGGAAAGCCGCGACCCGGCGGACTTCGAGGAGATCATCCTGGGCTCTCCCTCGGCGGTGAAGCTCACCAACCCGCAGGCGGGGCTGGCCTTCGACATCGAAGGCCCCAACGCGCAGGAGCTGACGCTTCCGCCCGCGCCGCGTTTCGACAGCATCGTCGCCGCGCACGAGGCGGGTGAGCTGTACTGGATGGCGGTGGCGCGCGACGTCCACTTCGCCACTTATGCCACCGACCCGTACATCGCCGCGGCGGTGGCCTCGCTGAACAGCGAGTTCCCCCAGTTTGGGGGCACCACGCCTGTCACCGCGCAGAACGTGTTCCGCGGCATCTTCGCAGGCGAGCAGGTGGGGCCGTACGTGTCGCAGTTCCTGCTGAAAGGCAACACCGACCCGCGCAAGCCCGACGGCTTGGGGCGCGACGCCAACGAGGGATTCATCTCGTACGGCTCGCGGGTGATCGACCAGCGGCAGATTCCCGCGGCGGCCGGTGCGGACTACCTGACGGATTTCACCTGGTGGCGCGACGTGCAGAACGGCGTCGACAAGCGCGGGCTGGACGCGTTCGACACCTCCCGGAGGTTCATCCGAAACCTGCGGGACGGCGCCACGTTCGTGCACTTCGACCAGGTTCTGGACGCGTTCTACAACGCCGCCTGGATCCTGATGTCGGAGCCCACCGGCAACCAACTCGCGCTC is a genomic window containing:
- a CDS encoding vanadium-dependent haloperoxidase, producing RHEEHANNNDEVNYPDSLAGSYSKSLKHDPAGNPDAISYASMLRALESRDPADFEEIILGSPSAVKLTNPQAGLAFDIEGPNAQELTLPPAPRFDSIVAAHEAGELYWMAVARDVHFATYATDPYIAAAVASLNSEFPQFGGTTPVTAQNVFRGIFAGEQVGPYVSQFLLKGNTDPRKPDGLGRDANEGFISYGSRVIDQRQIPAAAGADYLTDFTWWRDVQNGVDKRGLDAFDTSRRFIRNLRDGATFVHFDQVLDAFYNAAWILMSEPTGNQLALQAGITGRPQIDGEFPYDQGNPYMPPLPGTRSRTQGGFATFGPTHLLQVLGEVLGRALRAVWWQKWGVHRRLRPEEYGGRIDNIIAGRGTYPVHASITDSLLTGGLSPYFGHAGERFPSSYLLPQAYPEGAPTHPAYGAGHASGSGAMATILKAFFDDTKAIENPLHARSDGLALIPYSGTDAGQMTVGGELNKLAGNISLFRNAAGVHWRTDHTESLLLGEKVGIRLLQEMSLGFNEDNAFFEITRLDGNRIRIFDGKVVPAL